Proteins found in one Prochlorococcus marinus XMU1405 genomic segment:
- a CDS encoding WD40 repeat domain-containing protein, giving the protein MPDIEPFSPRGMFHEGWTAEVNDYAIACGWALKGKQFIVGDVSGGLFSFEGDTGKITWEKENIHSGGLLAMAIHPEGEIFATSGQDGNVQICNCHEGKVIKTLNLGKGWVEHLKWSNDGLFLAIASSKKVYVFNEIGEEKWISEDHPSTVSAITWSNKNELATACYGRVTFFDIVNNKTNQKLEWQGSLVSMELSPDGDIVACGSQDNSVHFWRRSTGMDAEMTGYPGKPSHLSFDDSGKLLATSGSERITVWSFIGNGPEGTMPGELCHHTEPISSLAFSNKGMLVASGSRDGSVVASFLKKDGNGDPVGAAFAGDLVGAISWRPDDCALAAVNAKGVVNVWKFKVRTNLFSKGFK; this is encoded by the coding sequence ATGCCTGATATAGAACCATTTAGCCCAAGAGGCATGTTCCATGAAGGATGGACTGCTGAAGTTAACGATTACGCCATAGCATGTGGCTGGGCTCTTAAAGGGAAACAATTTATTGTTGGCGACGTGTCAGGAGGTCTTTTTTCGTTCGAAGGAGATACTGGAAAAATTACTTGGGAAAAAGAAAATATACACTCCGGGGGTCTATTAGCGATGGCCATTCATCCAGAGGGTGAGATTTTTGCAACATCAGGTCAGGATGGAAATGTTCAAATTTGTAATTGCCATGAAGGTAAAGTAATTAAAACACTTAATCTTGGTAAGGGTTGGGTAGAACACCTCAAGTGGTCTAATGACGGTTTATTTCTAGCGATAGCTTCCTCAAAAAAAGTATATGTTTTTAATGAAATTGGAGAAGAGAAATGGATCTCAGAAGACCATCCAAGCACAGTAAGTGCAATAACATGGTCAAACAAAAATGAGCTCGCAACTGCATGCTATGGCAGAGTGACATTCTTTGACATTGTTAATAATAAAACGAATCAAAAACTCGAATGGCAAGGATCATTGGTCTCTATGGAATTAAGCCCTGACGGAGATATAGTCGCCTGTGGGAGTCAAGACAATTCAGTTCATTTCTGGAGAAGATCAACAGGAATGGATGCTGAAATGACTGGATACCCTGGAAAACCAAGTCACCTTTCATTTGATGACAGCGGAAAATTATTAGCGACTAGCGGCAGTGAAAGAATTACAGTATGGAGCTTTATAGGCAATGGTCCAGAAGGGACTATGCCAGGAGAGCTTTGTCACCATACAGAACCTATTTCGAGCCTAGCCTTTTCAAATAAAGGTATGCTCGTAGCCTCAGGATCCAGAGATGGTTCTGTTGTCGCAAGTTTTCTAAAAAAAGACGGTAATGGAGACCCAGTTGGGGCTGCATTCGCAGGAGATTTAGTAGGGGCAATATCCTGGAGACCTGATGATTGTGCACTTGCAGCAGTTAATGCAAAAGGTGTAGTAAATGTATGGAAATTTAAAGTCCGTACTAATCTTTTTTCTAAAGGATTTAAATAA
- a CDS encoding DNA gyrase, with amino-acid sequence MVQYYCPYCNPKYQFQKQSSNGTLICGLCGEDLVKKPFIRLNQIIALVAASSLLLPLIYTFIFLIKNQINPPNKNYQANSTLMIIIKETLS; translated from the coding sequence ATGGTTCAATATTATTGCCCATATTGCAATCCTAAATATCAATTTCAAAAACAATCCTCAAATGGTACTTTGATTTGTGGCTTGTGTGGAGAGGATCTTGTAAAAAAACCATTTATTAGGTTGAACCAGATTATTGCTTTAGTTGCCGCGTCATCATTACTTCTACCGTTAATATATACTTTTATTTTTTTAATTAAAAATCAAATAAATCCTCCCAATAAAAATTATCAAGCAAATAGTACATTAATGATAATTATCAAAGAAACACTTTCATAA